The following nucleotide sequence is from Ferruginibacter lapsinanis.
ACTTAAAGCAGAAAGTTCAACGTTGAAAGCAGAGGATGCGGTAAAAGCAAAACAACAGTTTTTGTCTAACATGAGCCATGAAATACGTACGCCGATGAATGCAATCATTGGGTTTACAAAAGTGATGCTGAAAACAGAGTTGTCTGCAAAGCAAAAAGAATATTTAATGGCGATCAAAATGAGTGGAGATGCATTGATCGTATTGATCAACGATATTCTCGACCTGGCTAAAGTAGATGCAGGCAAAATGGTCTTTGAGCAGGTGCCGTTCAAGTTATCGTTATCTATTTCTGCTATGCTTCACTTGTTTGAGACAAAAATTCAGGAAAAAAATTTAGAGCTGGTTAAAATATATGACGAGAATATCCCTGAAGTGTTGATTGGAGATCCGGTGCGGTTACATCAGATCATTTTAAATCTGGTAAGCAATGCTGTTAAGTTTACACCTGCAGGAAATATTACAGTAGGCGTAAAATTGCTTAGCGAAGATGCTGAAAAAGTTACAATAGGGTTTTCGGTTTCGGATACAGGGATAGGAATAGTAGAAAGTAAGATTGAAACAATATTTGAAAATTTTCAGCAGGCCTCTAGTGGTACGTCAAGGATATTTGGAGGTACGGGGTTAGGCCTGGCAATAGTGAAACAATTGGTTGAGCCGCAGGGAGGCAATATTGATGTAAAAAGTGAAGTTGATAAAGGGTCTACGTTTAGCTTTACGTTGAGTTTTTTAAAAACAAAAGAAAATATAATACCGGATAACGATATTCTTGAAATAGATACGGAAATCAAAAATATAAGTGTGCTGGTTGTTGAAGATATTGCATTGAATCAATTACTCATGAAAACATTGCTGGATGATTTTGGTTTTGAAAGAGACATCGCATCCAATGGGAAGATGGCGATTGAAAAATTGAAAGACAAATCGTACGATGTTATTTTAATGGATCTGCAAATGCCTGAAATGAATGGTTTTGAGGCCACAGAATATATAAGGAAAACACTGAAGTCCGCTGTTCCGATCATCGCACTGACGGCAGATGTAACTACGGTTGATCTGGCAAAATGCAAAGCTGTTGGGATGAATGATTACATAGCTAAACCAGTCGACGAAAGATTATTATATAGCAAAATAGTGGGGTTAGTTAAAAAAAATACTTCCATGGTTCCAGAAAAAGATAAAGACAATACTCAAGCCGAAAAAGAGAAGTGTATTGATCTGTCATATTTAAATCTTCGTACAAAATCAAATCCGTCATTGATGATGGAGATGATCTTG
It contains:
- a CDS encoding PAS domain-containing hybrid sensor histidine kinase/response regulator is translated as MAKKIISDRDELTQLRKELVLRKVETNKLVKELVTARKELLFQNKEKGKRATELGIANKELEFQGGEKEKRAAELGIANKELIFQTGEKKKRAAELVIADKELEFQTQEKKKRAAELGIANLELIFQTGEKKKRAAELLIADKELDFQNKEKKKREIKNKKLEATSNSAIMTSQYSRSLIEASLDPLVTINSKGLITDINEAMIKATGKPRKNIIGTYFADYFVETKKVKEVYEQVFGDGYVMNYPLTIIDGVLTDVLLSGSVYKDDHGKVIGAVLVARDITDLKKVEKELIEARVFAELATLIAEEAKLKAESSTLKAEDAVKAKQQFLSNMSHEIRTPMNAIIGFTKVMLKTELSAKQKEYLMAIKMSGDALIVLINDILDLAKVDAGKMVFEQVPFKLSLSISAMLHLFETKIQEKNLELVKIYDENIPEVLIGDPVRLHQIILNLVSNAVKFTPAGNITVGVKLLSEDAEKVTIGFSVSDTGIGIVESKIETIFENFQQASSGTSRIFGGTGLGLAIVKQLVEPQGGNIDVKSEVDKGSTFSFTLSFLKTKENIIPDNDILEIDTEIKNISVLVVEDIALNQLLMKTLLDDFGFERDIASNGKMAIEKLKDKSYDVILMDLQMPEMNGFEATEYIRKTLKSAVPIIALTADVTTVDLAKCKAVGMNDYIAKPVDERLLYSKIVGLVKKNTSMVPEKDKDNTQAEKEKCIDLSYLNLRTKSNPSLMMEMILLYLEQTPPLIKTIKQSFLDKDWSMLHSAVHKMIPSFSIMGIGENFENIAKKIQEYAGIQSGIDEMETMVSQLEDVCGRACVELEHEFNRIKNQTNGK